From Vigna unguiculata cultivar IT97K-499-35 chromosome 5, ASM411807v1, whole genome shotgun sequence, the proteins below share one genomic window:
- the LOC114183747 gene encoding NADH dehydrogenase [ubiquinone] 1 alpha subcomplex subunit 1: MNLRWMEAVLPLGIIAGMLCVMGNAQYYIHRAAHGRPKHIGNDLWDVAMERRDKKLHEQASSSN; the protein is encoded by the exons atgaaCTTGCGATGGATGGAAGCGGTGTTGCCGTTGGGAATCATAGCGGGAATGCTGTGTGTAATGGGAAATGCTCAGTATTACATTCACAGAGCCGCGCATGGCAGa CCTAAGCACATCGGAAACGATCTGTGGGACGTTGCGATGGAACGAAGGGACAAGAAGCTTCATGAACAAGCCTCCTCCTCCAATTAA